Proteins co-encoded in one Candida albicans SC5314 chromosome 3, complete sequence genomic window:
- a CDS encoding uncharacterized protein (Predicted ORF identical to NSA2), with product MPQNEYIEQHIKKHGRRLDYEERKRKKEAREGHRVAKDAQTLKGWRAKQFAKKRYAEKVAMKKKIKAHQESKVKGPSTPKAEDGEALPTYLLDRQTNNTAKAISSSIKQKRLEKADKFQVPLPKVKGISEEEMFKVIKTGKSKSKSWKRMITKHTFVGEGFTRRPVKMERIIRPAALRQKKANVTHPELGVTVFLPILGVKKNPQSPMYTQLGVLTKGTIIEVNVSELGLVTAGGKVVWGKYAQITNEPDRDGCVNAVLLV from the coding sequence ATGCCACAAAATGAGTATATTGAACAGCATATAAAGAAACACGGGAGAAGATTAGATtatgaagaaagaaagagaaagaaggaAGCCAGAGAGGGACATAGGGTGGCCAAGGATGCGCAGACATTGAAGGGTTGGAGAGCCAAACAATTTGCTAAGAAGAGATACGCTGAAAAGGTTGctatgaagaaaaagatcaaAGCTCATCAAGAAAGTAAAGTCAAGGGACCATCAACACCAAAGGCCGAAGATGGTGAGGCCTTGCCAACGTATTTATTAGATCGTCAAACTAACAATACGGCCAAGGCAATCTCAAGTTCgattaaacaaaaacgtTTAGAAAAAGCCGATAAATTCCAAGTTCCATTGCCTAAAGTTAAAGGTATTTCTGAAGAGGAAATGTTCAAAGTGATCAAAACCGGGAAGTCGAAATCAAAGTCATGGAAGAGAATGATCACCAAACATACTTTTGTTGGTGAAGGGTTCACTCGTAGACCAGTGAAAATGGAGAGAATCATCCGTCCTGCTGCATTAAGACAGAAGAAAGCCAATGTTACTCATCCTGAACTTGGGGTAACGGTATTTCTACCTATATTGGGGGTGAAAAAGAACCCGCAATCTCCAATGTATACACAGTTGGGTGTTTTAACAAAAGGTACGATTATAGAGGTCAACGTGTCGGAATTGGGGTTGGTAACTGCAGGGGGTAAAGTTGTTTGGGGTAAATACGCTCAAATCACCAATGAACCAGATAGAGACGGGTGCGTAAATGCTGTGTTATTAGTATAA
- a CDS encoding uncharacterized protein (Predicted ORF identical to orf19.7420) gives MESLDEIQWKSPEFIQERGGNTNNVLEYFSLSPFYDRTSNNQVLMMQFQYQQIQIPPGVSFHQYFQSRLSEMTGIEFVIAYTKEPDFWIIRKQKRQDPQNTVTLQDYYIIGANVYQAPRIYDVLSSRLLASVLSIKNSTDLLNDMTSYHISDGGHSYINSIHGSSSKPSQSSAVSKPSSTNTGTNATTTPITLTTPSGATVPSTVSNGISTSTEIASGVFDTLLNDVVMNDDHLYIDEIPLYGEGSTLERLGLKGNKDAGLSL, from the coding sequence ATGGAATCATTAGACGAAATACAGTGGAAATCTCCAGAGTTCATACAAGAGAGAGGGGGTAATACCAATAATGTGTTGGAGTACTTTTCTTTATCGCCATTCTACGACCGAACATCGAACAACCAAGTGTTGATGATGCAATTTCAGTACCAGCAGATACAAATACCACCTGGTGTATCATTCCACCAATACTTTCAGTCGCGGTTGAGTGAGATGACCGGAATAGAGTTTGTTATTGCGTATACTAAAGAGCCTGATTTTTGGATAAtcagaaaacaaaaacgaCAGGACCCCCAGAACACTGTGACACTACAAGATTACTACATAATAGGAGCAAATGTTTACCAGGCACCGAGGATCTACGATGTGTTGTCATCGAGACTCCTTGCAAGCGTTTTGTCGATAAAGAACTCCACTGACCTATTAAATGACATGACAAGCTATCATATCTCAGACGGGGGTCATTCCTATATCAACTCCATACACGGCAGCTCCTCGAAACCATCACAGTCATCGGCTGTCTCGAAGCCACTGTCAACAAATACTGGAACGAATGCAACTACTACCCCGATCACTTTGACGACTCCACTGGGTGCTACTGTCCCGAGCACAGTGTCCAATGGAATCTCAACCAGCACAGAGATTGCCAGCGGAGTGTTTGATACGTTGTTGAATGATGTGGTGATGAATGATGATCACTTGTACATCGATGAGATTCCATTATATGGTGAGGGAAGCACACTTGAGAGACTTGGGTTAAAGGGAAATAAAGATGCGGGTTTGAGTCTATGA
- the TSA1 gene encoding thioredoxin peroxidase (TSA/alkyl hydroperoxide peroxidase C (AhPC) family protein; similar to thiol-dependent peroxidases of oxidative stress signaling; antigenic; hyphal surface, nucleus; yeast-form nucleus, cytoplasm; biofilm, phagocytosis, peroxide induced) produces MAPVVQQPAPSFKKTAVVDGVFEEVTLEQYKGKWVLLAFIPLAFTFVCPSEIIAYSEAVKKFAEKDAQVLFASTDSEYTWLAWTNVARKDGGIGKVDFPVLADTNHSLSRDYGVLIEEEGVALRGIFLIDPKGVLRQITINDLPVGRSVEESLRLLEAFQFTEKYGEVCPANWHPGDETIKPSPEASKEYFNKVNK; encoded by the coding sequence ATGGCTCCAGTCGTTCAACAACCAGCTCCAAGTTTCAAGAAAACCGCCGTCGTTGATGGTGTCTTTGAAGAAGTCACTTTAGAACAATACAAAGGTAAATGGGTCTTGTTGGCCTTTATTCCATTGGCCTTCACATTCGTCTGCCCATCAGAAATTATTGCTTATTCCGAAGCTGTAAAGAAATTTGCCGAAAAGGATGCTCAAGTTTTGTTTGCCTCTACTGACTCCGAATACACCTGGTTGGCTTGGACCAATGTCGCCAGAAAAGACGGTGGTATTGGCAAAGTCGACTTCCCAGTCTTGGCTGACACCAACCACTCCTTGTCCAGAGACTACGGTGTcttaattgaagaagaaggtgTTGCCTTGAGAGGtattttcttgattgaTCCAAAGGGTGTCTTGAGACAAATCACCATCAATGACTTGCCAGTCGGTAGATCTGTTGAAGAATCCTTGAGATTGTTGGAGGCTTTCCAATTCACTGAAAAATACGGTGAAGTTTGTCCAGCTAACTGGCACCCAGGTGATGAAACCATCAAGCCAAGCCCAGAAGCATCCAAGGAATACTTCAACAAAGTCAACAAATAA